CGCCGACGACGACTATTCGCTCGCGATCCAGTCGCTCGGCACCTTCCAGCGCTCGCTCGCGATGACGAACTACGTGTTCGGCACGGCCTGATCTGGCGCCGGCTCGAGCACAAAGGCCAATAAAAAGCCCGCCTGCTCATCGAGCAGGCGGGCTTTTTGTCTAACGCGAAAGATCTGCGTCGAGCGGATCCTTCGGTTTCGATCAGCGCTCAGTGCGCGCCGATGCCTTCGAGTACTTCGTCGTGCACGAGCCGCTCGTCCAGATACTCCGAACGATAGCCGCTGTTCACGCCCCAGAAGTAGAACACCAGCGCGAAGGCGATCACGACCAGCATGTCCCAGCCGTACGGCAGAATGCCGAAGCCGCCGAATTCCTTGCTGCCGATCAGCGACAGGATCGCCATGATCGGCAGATACGCGACCAGCCACCAGGCGGCCTTCAAATCACGGCCCCAACCCTCGAAGCCCGACTTCGCCTGGAAGTAGAAGTACACCGGCAGCGCGACAACCATCAGCAGAATGATTTCGCCGGTCAGCGGCCACTTCGCCCAGTACAGGATCAGCGACGCGCAGACGAACGCGAACGGCGCGATCACCTTCATACCGGCGATGTGCAGCGGGCGCTCGAGATCCATTGCCGCGCGACGCAGTGCCATCAGGCTGATCGGACCGGTCAGGTACGAGATCACGGTCGCGACCGAGATCACCGCCGCGAGCGAGCTCCAGCCGCGGAAAAAGAACAGGAAAAGAAACGACACGAACAGGTTGAACCACATTGCCGGACGCGGCACGCCATAGAACGGATGCACCTGGCCGAAAATCTTCGGCATCGTGTTGTTGCGCTCCATCGCGTAAATCATCCGCGTCGTGGTCGCCATATAGGTGGTACCGGTGCCGCTCGGGCTCACGAACGCGTCGACGTACAGCAGGATCGCCAACCAGTTAAGGTTCAGCGCGATCGCCAGTTCCGCGAACGGCGAAGCGAAGCTGAAGTGGCTCCAGCCCTTCATCACGTCGGCCGGATTCACGGCGCCGATGTAGGCGATCTGCAGCAGCACGTAGATCACGAGCGCGAGCAGGATCGAGCCGATCACGGCGAACGGCACGCTCCTGGCCGGATTGCGCGCTTCACCGGCCAGGTTGATCGGGCTCTGGAAACCGTTGAACGCGAACACGATGCCGCTCGTCGCGACCGCGGTCAGCACGGCCGACCAACCGTACGGCGCGAATGTGGTGGTCTGACCGAAGTTCTCCGTGTGGACGCCGGTCATCATCAGACCGACGATCGTCGCGCCGGGGATCAGGAACTTGAAGATCGTGATTGCCGAGTTGGCGCGCGCGAACAGCTTGACGCCCCAGTAGTTGAGCAGGAAGTAGATGATGACGAGCGCGGCGGACAACAGCAGGCCGTTGGTGGTCAATGACCCGTTGACGAAGAGCGCATGCGCCCAAGGATAGGGCCACGTACTCATGTATTGAATCGATGCTTCGGCCTCGATCGGGATCACCGACACGATCGCAATCCAGTTGGCCCACGCGCTGATGAAACCGACCAGCGCGCCGTGGGAGTAGCGCGCGTAGCGCACCATCCCGCCAGATTCCGGAAACATCGCGCCGAGCTCCGCATAGGTCAGCGCAATCGCGAGAATCACGACCGCGCCGATGATCCACGCGCAAATCGCGGCCGGACCGGCGATTTTTGCGGCCTTCCACGCGCCGAACAGCCAGCCCGATCCGATGATCGAGCCCAGACCGGTCAGCATCAGCGCGAATGGCCCGATGTTCCGTTGTATAGAACTTTTCACGTCTTCTCCTAAATCAGAACCATGTCGGCACCGGTAACATCGCTCGTGGCGG
Above is a window of Paraburkholderia sprentiae WSM5005 DNA encoding:
- a CDS encoding APC family permease, with product MKSSIQRNIGPFALMLTGLGSIIGSGWLFGAWKAAKIAGPAAICAWIIGAVVILAIALTYAELGAMFPESGGMVRYARYSHGALVGFISAWANWIAIVSVIPIEAEASIQYMSTWPYPWAHALFVNGSLTTNGLLLSAALVIIYFLLNYWGVKLFARANSAITIFKFLIPGATIVGLMMTGVHTENFGQTTTFAPYGWSAVLTAVATSGIVFAFNGFQSPINLAGEARNPARSVPFAVIGSILLALVIYVLLQIAYIGAVNPADVMKGWSHFSFASPFAELAIALNLNWLAILLYVDAFVSPSGTGTTYMATTTRMIYAMERNNTMPKIFGQVHPFYGVPRPAMWFNLFVSFLFLFFFRGWSSLAAVISVATVISYLTGPISLMALRRAAMDLERPLHIAGMKVIAPFAFVCASLILYWAKWPLTGEIILLMVVALPVYFYFQAKSGFEGWGRDLKAAWWLVAYLPIMAILSLIGSKEFGGFGILPYGWDMLVVIAFALVFYFWGVNSGYRSEYLDERLVHDEVLEGIGAH